The Rubripirellula tenax genome contains the following window.
AGCAGCTTAGTCGTTGGATCAACGCCGACCCCATGCACGCTCGACAGTTTGCGTCGGCTTTGATGCTGCATGACCGGTTGCGAAATCAGTTCAACGCTAACGACGAACATGCGGGCCAAGAACTCGGTGAGCCACCTGTTGTCTCGCTGGCAAAAAGTTTCGATGGCGGGTCGCGAATGAAACCACGACTCGTGTGGGCGACGACGGCGTGCCTTGTATTGCTATCCACATTCCTGTTTTGGCAAACCTTGGGAACGTCAACTGCGTCCGCAGCTATCCTTGAGCTCAATCGAATCATGGCTGCGAACGACCGTTCCCTGGATCGTACGTTTGCGATCTCGGTCCAGACGACAAGCATTCCTCTGCGAGACCCAGGACGATATTCTCCAGAACATGGACGTCCACCAAAACCTTCGCTCGACCAAGCCATCTTGGATGTGCGTGGTTCGGATCAGTTCGTTCTGCAGCGGAAGACCGTGCAAGGCGAACGGTTCATCACCGGAAGCAACGGCGTCACCAGTTGGGCCGTTCGACCTGATGGCCCCGTTCGATTCAGCCATGATTTAACGCGATTCAATCGAGACGTACCCGGACACGAATACGCGTTGCCAATCAACAACCTTCACGATGGTCTGGGTGCATTGCGGACCGCTTACGACCTGGAATTGCTGCCTGCGGACGCGGGCGAACCGGATGGCGGCCAGACCCGGCGGATGCTTGCTGTGAAAAAGCATGGGTATAGGGGGCCTGCTGAAGTCGAAATCACTTACGCCGCATCGAGTGGTCAGATCCGCCAAGTACGGTTCTTCGAGATGCCCTACGGGCCCGAGGATGTCACGCTGACGATGACTCTGGTCGACGATCATGCACTTCCCGCAGATCATTTTGATTATCAATCCCATCATGAACCCCATCGCAACGTGGAATTCGAGTAGATGACAAAGAAACAAACCTCGGTCTTGATTGTTGGAGTCGCCACCTTTGTTGGCGCGGTGGTCGTGGCCCAATACGCATGGCTATCGCCCGCGTTCAGCCAAGCTCCTGGAGGTAAGATTGGCAAGCCGCGAATCAGTGACACGGTGAAAGCGAACATGTACGCTGACAATTGGTTTGTCTTGTACATCAATGGCGAACTGACGGCGGTCGACTCGATCAAATTCATGCCGCACAACGTCGTCTCAGTCGACATCCTTCCGGCATATCCGATGACGATTGCCGTGATGGCGAAAGACAACGCGGATGCCAAGACCGGGATGGAATACGCCAACACCAACATCGGGGATGCTGGTTTCATTTTGAAGTTCGGCGATGGCACGGTCACCAACGCCAACTGGAAAGCCAAAGCGTACTCTCGCGGGCCAATCGATCACGACATGAAGAACCCGCGTGTCGAAACATCGCCAATCCCCGAGGACTGGACCACCGTCGACTTTGACGACACTTCTTGGGGAAACGCCAAGGTGTACACACAGCAGCAAGTGGGGCCCAAAGAACCGTTTTTTGAACACGACTTTCAAGGTGCTCAATTCATTTGGACCGACGACATCGAACTCGACAACACGGTCATCTTTCGGCACGTCGTGACCACACCGCCCGACGGAAAATCACGTCCCGATTTCACGAACCTCAACAACATCGTTCCCGACGGACCGCCCAGGAAACCACGCTCATGAGAATTCATTGCTTTGCGAAGGTCGGGTCGAAGATCATGAATGCTCAGTTGATTCTCGTCGTCGTCGTTGCGTACTGTTTGCTTGTCACAGCGGCGTCGAATTTGTCGGCGCATGAAGGTGGGCATCATGACGACTCTGGCTCGGCGACGGCAACTCGTACATGGTCGATCGTTGGGCGAAGCGAACACGTGCATGGGTCGTTCGTCTCGGCGACGGATGACCACGTCCAGATTCGCAACGACAACGGCCAACTCACACGCATCGCGATCGATCACTTGGTGTCATCGGACCAAACGTGGATCAAAACTCGAATGGCAGAGCTGCAAATGCTGAATCGGCAACAGGGCGTGCGGCTTGTCATGCAAAAAGAATCGGCGCCGTCCGATGGCGAAAATTCCATGCCAAAATTGGGACAGGACTTCAAACCCTTCGAGAAACTGCTTCAGCTTCGTTGGGACGACGACTATTTCTACGTTGGATCCAACGGACTGCCGGAACACACCATGATGGTCGGCATTCGCGCGTGGCAACAGCAAGTTCCGATTCCACAGAAGTACCTCGGTGCCAACGCTTGGCGAATTCCGCTGCACCCGGTGCCAGCGAAGAATCCGATGTCGACCAAGAACGATTTCCTGCGCGGGGCCATCGCGTTGGCAGTTAATGGCGTGCCGATCTTCAATCCGCTGAACAATCGAGGCGACGACGCGTTTCTGTTCGGTGAATTGGACGAGTACGGTGGCCACTGCGGCCGCGCCGATGACTATCACTACCACATCGCGCCAACGCATTTGGAAGAAGCAACAGGATCGGGCAATCCGATTGCCTACGCCTTGGATGGCTATCCGATCTTTGGTTACCAAGACGAGAAGGCGGCCGACTTCGCATCGCTCGACAATCTCGGTGGGCACAAAGATGCGTCAGGCAACTATCACTATCACGCGCAAAAGACTTATCCCTATCTCAACGGTGGCTTCTATGGCGAAGTTACCCGACGCGGTGGGCAAGTGGATCCGCAACCGCGTGCCGAACCCGTCCGCCCCGACTTGCGACCCCTGCGCGATGCAAAGATCACTGGCTTCAGCAGAATCGGCAACCGATTCGAATTGCAGTACGACGTGCAGGGCCGTCAAGGAACCGTGACCTATGTCTTGCAAGATGACGGCGGAATTGATTTTACGTTCAATGAACTGTCCGGAAAAACGCGAACCGAGTCTTACCGCAGCAGAATGGGTAAACCGTTCTTGCCGCAATCCAATGACTTGGGAGTCAATCTTGATTCGGACGGGCAACCTGTAAAGGCAATGCCTCGGTTGAGTGTCACCAGCCCTGCGTTTGCAGCGGGCGATGAAATGCCTATCGAGTTCACGGGTGATGGAGCCGGGGAATCGCCGCCCATTGCTTGGACGAAGGGGCCGCCGGGAACGCAGTGCTATGCAATCAATCTCTGGCATATCCCCGGCCCGGATGATGTGAAATCCTATTGGCTGCTGCACGGTATCCCGGCGGATGTGACGAGTTTGCCGCAGAACGTTCGCAGTGTTGGGACGGTGGGCACGAACGACAAAGGGAAACCGGAATACGACCCGATGAAATCGAAGGGCCCCGGTGTCAAGCAATACCACATCACGGTCTATGCGTTGTCGGAAACGCCAAACTTCCCATCCGCAAACGTCACACGCGAACAGCTACTGAAGAGCATCTCGGGAATCACGTTGGCCGAAGGCACATTGGACTTTCAATACACCCGAAACCGAACTGTTTCGAAAATAATCGTTCCCGGCGCGGTACTTTCCATGTTTGCCGCGGTTTCATTGTGGGTCGGTTCCCGTTGGCTCAGCTCTTGAGGGTGAACACGTGCGCCTGCCTGACCTCCCGCACAAATCTAGTGTCGGCTTGCTTCTCTGGACTTTATTCTTTTCAAAGGTTGCGTTTATGTCTCGACGTGTGGCTTCACTCCTGTTCTTGGCCGCCAGCGTAACGGTGTCGTCCCAAGTTTCGTACGCCGACTGGTCTCGTTTTCGAGGGCCGAACGGCTCCGGCATCGCCGAGTCGGATGCTCCGACGGAATTCGGTGCTGACAAGAACGTCCGTTGGAAACTGGAGCTACCTGGTCGCGGAATTTCCAGCCCGATCGTGGTCGGCGACAAAGTCTTTGTCACTTGCTATACCGGCTACGGAATGGGAGACGGCCAAGGCACGGTCGAAGATCTGATGCGTCATCTCGTCTGCGTTGACCGCGCATCCGGAAGGACGCTATGGACCAAAACTGTGAACGCCAAAATGCCGGAAGACGAGTTTCGTCCGCCAGGCGTGACAACCCACGGTTACGCAAGTAACACGCCGACGAGCGACGGCACGCTCGTCTATGCGTTCTTTGGAAAGTCGGGCGTCTATGCGTATGACATGGATGGCAACGAAGTTTGGAACCAGAGCGTTGGCGCAGAACCTAGTTTCAAGGGGTTCGGTTCGGCGGCAAGTCCGATTGTGTTCGAGGACTGTGTGATCGTGAACGCCGCTGACGAATCGCTGTCGATCGTTTGGTTGGACAAGGCGACCGGAAAAGAGAAGTTTCGCGCCACGGCCGAAGGGCTGGGCGAATGTTGGACGACGCCAATCGTTGTCAATCAGGGTGGCATCGACCACGTCATCGTTTCGGTGATCGGCGAAGTTTGGGGGCTGAACAACGCGACCGGCAAGCTCGCTTGGTACGCCAACGGAGTGAATTCTCGCAACGCTCAGGTCAGTGCGGTCGCCGGAAATGACGGCATCGTTTACGCGACGGGCGAGGAAGCTGTTGCGGTTCGCGTTGGCGGGAAGGACGACGTTTCGGATTCAAATACTGTTTGGGAAGGTCGTGTAAGGCCTCGCTATGCCACGCCCGTCGTTCTGGACGGACACCTATACTCGGTCAGCGGCTCGGTCTTCGAGTGTCTTGATGCTAAGACCGGCGATAGGGTTTTTCAGGAACGTCTGCCAGGCGCACCAGCGGGCGGTGACGAAGGTCGTCGCGGAGGCGGCGAATCAGGCGGTGGTCGTGGTGAACGAGGCTTCGGCGGACCGGGTGGCGGCGGTGGATTTGGTGGTGGCGGTGGCGGTGGCGGTGGTGGTGGTGACTATGCGTCCCCCGTCGTTGCAAACGGAAAAATCTACATCACCACCAACGCTGGTATGATTCATGTCGTCGAAGCAAAGCCTGAGTACAAGCTGCTGACATCGAATGATATGACGTTCGACGAAAGCGGTTTCGGTGCCACGCCAGCGATCAGCGATGGGAACCTATTCGTACGATCCAATACCCATCTCTATTGCATCGGCTCGGCTGAATAGGAATCGATCCGAGTGTCGAGAACGTGCCGACGAAGCGATCATGGATTCGCCGGGTTTCTAGCATCGACTTCGAGCAGGAGATCCTGGCTGAGGAATCTTAATGGCCAATCACGGCTTGCCGACACAGATCAGCTTTTTTGACGTCCTGTGGAACAGCTTGCCGTCGGCGAAAGTCGGGGTATTCATTGACCAAGTTTCGCCGCGCGGACCCAAGGGGTTCAAGGCAACAAAAGCACTCTCATCGAAATGTTTGGTGTTCGTTTTGAACGCGTAGCAATTGCCAATCATCGTTGTGAAAAAGAGTGTGTCGTTCACCTTGATCGGATTTCCGTTGAAGCACCACCACCAACCGTCCCGCTTTGAGCGAACATCCGAAATCAGATCCAGTCCTTTCGAATTGAGGCCCGTCGTCTTCAGTTCTTCGTTCCAAAGGTAGTCTCCGCGATCATTGAAGTGTACGGGGACTTCCATGATTTCTACTTTGCCAGTGATCAAGTTGACACGAGCAAAGCAATGCACCGGAAGCAGATCACGCCAACGTTTCATCAGCGGTTGCTTCAGATCGTCATTGAAGCACATGAAGTACAGGTGGTTGTCTGCGATAATATTCGTATACCAAGCGGGAAAGATACTCGATTTCGGCAGTGCGGTCAGGTCAAAGTTTTCGCGTAGGACGTACCGACCTAGGACTTGGTTGTAAACACGAAGATCCACGTTGGAACGCAAGTCGATTGTTTTCTGGATCTTACCGCTCGACGAGTTTAGAACCGTCAACCGGTTGTCGTCTTCCGAAATCCACACAGCAAAGTCTTTGTTGAAGCAGGCATTGCTCAGTGCGGTGTCGCCCTCGCCATCGAGGACCGTCTTCCAAATTCGTTTTCCGTTCGCCAGATCGATCATTGAGTAGCCACTGGGAGATTCCGGCACGTCGTGGTATCCACCGCGTCCAATCAAAACGCTTGGTTTGCCGATGGCGTCGAACGAATAACCTGGTGTGTTGTATTGCGTGATCGAGTCTTGGGATATCCATTTTTCCTTTCCGGTCTTCTTTTCGAGTCCGTACAAATAGTGCCACCCCGCTTG
Protein-coding sequences here:
- a CDS encoding outer membrane protein assembly factor BamB family protein, which gives rise to MSRRVASLLFLAASVTVSSQVSYADWSRFRGPNGSGIAESDAPTEFGADKNVRWKLELPGRGISSPIVVGDKVFVTCYTGYGMGDGQGTVEDLMRHLVCVDRASGRTLWTKTVNAKMPEDEFRPPGVTTHGYASNTPTSDGTLVYAFFGKSGVYAYDMDGNEVWNQSVGAEPSFKGFGSAASPIVFEDCVIVNAADESLSIVWLDKATGKEKFRATAEGLGECWTTPIVVNQGGIDHVIVSVIGEVWGLNNATGKLAWYANGVNSRNAQVSAVAGNDGIVYATGEEAVAVRVGGKDDVSDSNTVWEGRVRPRYATPVVLDGHLYSVSGSVFECLDAKTGDRVFQERLPGAPAGGDEGRRGGGESGGGRGERGFGGPGGGGGFGGGGGGGGGGGDYASPVVANGKIYITTNAGMIHVVEAKPEYKLLTSNDMTFDESGFGATPAISDGNLFVRSNTHLYCIGSAE
- a CDS encoding YHYH protein; this encodes MRIHCFAKVGSKIMNAQLILVVVVAYCLLVTAASNLSAHEGGHHDDSGSATATRTWSIVGRSEHVHGSFVSATDDHVQIRNDNGQLTRIAIDHLVSSDQTWIKTRMAELQMLNRQQGVRLVMQKESAPSDGENSMPKLGQDFKPFEKLLQLRWDDDYFYVGSNGLPEHTMMVGIRAWQQQVPIPQKYLGANAWRIPLHPVPAKNPMSTKNDFLRGAIALAVNGVPIFNPLNNRGDDAFLFGELDEYGGHCGRADDYHYHIAPTHLEEATGSGNPIAYALDGYPIFGYQDEKAADFASLDNLGGHKDASGNYHYHAQKTYPYLNGGFYGEVTRRGGQVDPQPRAEPVRPDLRPLRDAKITGFSRIGNRFELQYDVQGRQGTVTYVLQDDGGIDFTFNELSGKTRTESYRSRMGKPFLPQSNDLGVNLDSDGQPVKAMPRLSVTSPAFAAGDEMPIEFTGDGAGESPPIAWTKGPPGTQCYAINLWHIPGPDDVKSYWLLHGIPADVTSLPQNVRSVGTVGTNDKGKPEYDPMKSKGPGVKQYHITVYALSETPNFPSANVTREQLLKSISGITLAEGTLDFQYTRNRTVSKIIVPGAVLSMFAAVSLWVGSRWLSS
- a CDS encoding outer membrane protein assembly factor BamB family protein: MNTITLSLFVVLDCFCCNVAIAQDWPQAAGPHGDWSTRTEAEVPSSFNVATGDNVLWTRTMEESGQSGIVVWNDRLFLTILEPCKSESDDPKENRTSSIRALCLDASSGETVWEYGIDSAVETGYMGGFSDLTSPSPITDGEFVWFTNAGGKLVCLDWQGKFVWERSWRSENEILKPEKAFPFNKQFEPFIVDDTLVHAEPYEGDDADRQAGWHYLYGLEKKTGKEKWISQDSITQYNTPGYSFDAIGKPSVLIGRGGYHDVPESPSGYSMIDLANGKRIWKTVLDGEGDTALSNACFNKDFAVWISEDDNRLTVLNSSSGKIQKTIDLRSNVDLRVYNQVLGRYVLRENFDLTALPKSSIFPAWYTNIIADNHLYFMCFNDDLKQPLMKRWRDLLPVHCFARVNLITGKVEIMEVPVHFNDRGDYLWNEELKTTGLNSKGLDLISDVRSKRDGWWWCFNGNPIKVNDTLFFTTMIGNCYAFKTNTKHFDESAFVALNPLGPRGETWSMNTPTFADGKLFHRTSKKLICVGKP